In Halovulum dunhuangense, one genomic interval encodes:
- a CDS encoding ATP-binding protein — protein sequence MSAPQVALPDLTHSGGLRRRLMAAFVGLSTLVVIAAAIAVLSLWMNRQEHGRISRQSIPIATTALDLTRVAQGIVDTVPELVAADTVPAQTALTGQLESRVTRLDALLEEMRNYEVDPQSAASIERAASLFGGNIAAINRLVSARIATRTAFDDQLAVALGAIDAILGIIEETTADRREGLARALEADPTIIAQRLRLLHARAQARELALVLQSLRERDAAQGIEAATTALEAIRAVREDVPAADREALAGHLERLEEVVVGARSLSRQRSFELQLDAASAQALTENDDLAERFAGAVNRMIQAAKEDVALANQRADRVQLTAFWMLSLVVAATLLSSFLIVRYYVYRNILARLTALTSSMMAIAGGNLSARIPEPTRDELGAMAAALRVFRDTAVDVRDSNLREIQETRSRLYHAIENIQEGFALFDADDRLTLSNAQFGRLLLGEAGRARGGEGYDAIMERMVTCLALPREDGLAWGDVIHAHHAAPEGTQIIALSGERWIGATERRTDDGGTVMVVTDLTAIKRHENELDTLVAQLQKASAAKSSFIANVSHELRTPLTAVLGFAQIVQSRLENVLLPKIPADDPATVRAIGQVRDNIGIMIQEGQRLTKMINDILDLEKIEAGQMVWDIEPLDMGSVIRQAAAATNSLYSAKGLEFHVSIAPDLPPVAGDRDRLVQVVINLISNAVKFTARGHVACSAMPGDGPFVSVSVSDTGIGISPADQLEVFDKFRQVGDTLTEKPTGTGLGLPICREIVEHLGGTITVESMPGFGSTFTFQLPVARAGASAIEKDRRIHGSENRDRRG from the coding sequence ATGTCCGCGCCGCAAGTGGCGCTGCCGGATCTGACGCACTCCGGCGGGTTGCGGCGGCGGCTGATGGCGGCCTTCGTGGGGCTGAGCACGCTGGTCGTGATCGCCGCGGCAATCGCCGTCCTGTCGCTGTGGATGAACCGGCAGGAACACGGCCGCATCTCGCGCCAGTCGATCCCGATCGCGACCACCGCGCTCGATCTGACGCGCGTGGCGCAGGGCATCGTGGACACGGTGCCCGAACTGGTCGCGGCCGATACGGTTCCGGCGCAGACCGCGCTGACCGGGCAGCTGGAAAGCCGCGTGACCCGGCTGGACGCGCTGCTGGAGGAGATGCGCAACTACGAGGTCGATCCGCAGAGCGCCGCCTCGATCGAGCGGGCGGCCTCGCTGTTCGGGGGCAACATCGCGGCGATCAACCGGCTGGTCAGCGCGCGGATTGCCACGCGCACGGCCTTTGACGATCAGCTTGCTGTCGCGCTGGGCGCGATCGATGCGATCCTGGGGATCATCGAGGAAACCACCGCCGACCGGCGCGAGGGGCTTGCCCGTGCCCTTGAGGCGGATCCCACCATCATCGCGCAGCGGCTGCGGCTTCTGCATGCCCGCGCGCAGGCCCGCGAGCTGGCGCTGGTGCTTCAGTCCCTGCGCGAACGCGACGCCGCGCAGGGCATCGAGGCGGCCACCACGGCGCTGGAGGCGATCCGGGCCGTCCGCGAAGATGTGCCCGCGGCCGACCGCGAGGCGCTGGCCGGGCATCTCGAACGTCTCGAGGAGGTCGTGGTCGGCGCGCGCAGCCTGTCCCGGCAGCGCAGCTTCGAGCTTCAGCTCGATGCGGCATCGGCGCAGGCGCTGACCGAGAACGACGACCTGGCCGAGCGGTTCGCAGGCGCGGTCAACCGGATGATCCAGGCCGCGAAGGAAGATGTCGCGCTTGCCAACCAGCGCGCGGACCGGGTGCAGCTGACGGCTTTCTGGATGCTGTCGCTGGTCGTGGCCGCCACGTTGCTGTCGTCCTTCCTGATCGTGCGCTACTACGTCTATCGCAACATCCTCGCGCGGCTGACGGCGCTGACCTCGTCTATGATGGCGATTGCCGGCGGCAACCTGTCCGCCCGGATCCCGGAGCCGACGCGCGACGAGCTGGGCGCGATGGCGGCTGCCCTGCGGGTGTTTCGCGACACCGCGGTGGATGTGCGCGACTCCAACCTGCGCGAGATCCAGGAGACCCGGAGCCGGCTCTACCACGCGATCGAGAACATCCAGGAAGGATTTGCGCTGTTCGATGCCGACGACCGGCTGACCCTGTCGAACGCGCAGTTCGGACGGCTTCTGCTGGGCGAGGCGGGGCGCGCCAGGGGGGGCGAGGGGTACGACGCCATCATGGAACGGATGGTCACCTGCCTGGCGCTTCCGCGCGAGGACGGGCTGGCCTGGGGTGACGTGATCCATGCCCATCACGCCGCACCCGAGGGCACGCAGATCATAGCCCTTTCGGGCGAGCGCTGGATCGGTGCCACGGAACGCCGGACCGACGACGGCGGGACCGTCATGGTCGTGACCGACCTTACCGCGATCAAGCGCCACGAGAATGAGCTCGATACGCTGGTCGCGCAGTTGCAGAAGGCGAGCGCCGCGAAATCGAGCTTCATCGCCAATGTCAGCCACGAACTGCGCACGCCGCTGACGGCCGTGCTGGGCTTTGCGCAGATCGTGCAGAGCCGGCTCGAGAACGTGCTTCTGCCGAAGATCCCAGCCGACGACCCCGCCACGGTCCGGGCGATCGGGCAGGTGCGCGACAACATCGGCATCATGATCCAGGAAGGCCAGCGCCTGACCAAGATGATCAACGACATCCTCGACCTGGAAAAGATCGAGGCGGGGCAGATGGTCTGGGATATCGAGCCGCTCGACATGGGCTCGGTGATCCGGCAGGCGGCGGCGGCGACCAACAGCCTCTATTCCGCGAAGGGGCTGGAGTTCCATGTCAGCATCGCCCCGGACCTGCCGCCCGTGGCGGGGGATCGCGACCGGCTGGTGCAGGTGGTCATCAATCTGATTTCCAACGCGGTGAAGTTCACCGCGCGCGGGCATGTGGCCTGTTCCGCCATGCCCGGCGACGGCCCCTTCGTGTCGGTCAGCGTCAGCGACACCGGCATCGGCATCTCGCCCGCCGACCAGCTGGAGGTCTTCGACAAGTTCCGCCAGGTCGGCGACACCCTGACCGAGAAGCCCACCGGCACCGGGCTGGGCCTGCCGATCTGCCGCGAGATCGTCGAGCATCTGGGCGGCACGATCACGGTCGAAAGCATGCCCGGCTTTGGCAGCACCTTCACCTTCCAGCTGCCCGTGGCCAGGGCCGGCGCGTCAGCCATCGAAAAGGACAGGAGGATCCATGGATCGGAAAATCGTGATCGCCGAGGATGA
- a CDS encoding response regulator transcription factor, whose translation MDRKIVIAEDEAYLRLLIQQSIEELEDEGVEIFVAQDGPGALALIEREAPQLILLDVMMPGMNGFEVCERVRANRDLPQPYIILLTAKGQEYDKIRGTEAGADRYMTKPFNPDDLLDAARAVVC comes from the coding sequence ATGGATCGGAAAATCGTGATCGCCGAGGATGAGGCCTATCTGCGGCTTCTTATCCAGCAGTCCATCGAGGAACTGGAGGACGAGGGAGTCGAGATCTTCGTCGCCCAGGACGGGCCCGGCGCGCTTGCCCTGATCGAGCGCGAGGCGCCGCAGCTGATCCTGCTCGACGTGATGATGCCGGGGATGAACGGCTTCGAGGTCTGCGAGCGCGTGCGCGCCAATCGCGATCTGCCGCAGCCCTACATCATCCTGCTGACGGCGAAGGGCCAGGAATACGACAAGATCCGCGGCACCGAGGCCGGTGCGGACCGCTACATGACCAAGCCCTTCAACCCCGACGACCTGCTCGACGCCGCGCGCGCCGTCGTCTGTTGA
- a CDS encoding TAXI family TRAP transporter solute-binding subunit, giving the protein MSGTARWLGTFLLAVGLATMSQAQDMRLFSIGTGGTGATYYPLGGTIANAISNPPGSRPCDEGGSCGVDGLIAMAQSSKGSVDNIEGIVAGRFDSGFSQSDVAYWAYTGTGLFEGSPPVESLRVISALYPEHIQLIARSAAGIRDVAGLRGKRVSLDERGSGSYANALQILGFFGLSEADLDARYLKSVPAAEAIIAGEIDAFFITAGYPTNAIIELAERAEITLVPIAGPEAEAVMAAHPFYSSDRIPAGTYAGIAETETLAVGAQWITTAAMDEALVYDIVSALWNERSRTLLDVGHAKGVSVTLETALEGVAVPLHPGAERYYREAGLIR; this is encoded by the coding sequence ATGTCTGGAACCGCAAGATGGCTGGGGACGTTCCTGCTGGCTGTCGGGCTGGCGACCATGTCCCAGGCGCAGGACATGCGCCTTTTCTCGATCGGCACCGGCGGCACCGGTGCCACCTATTATCCGCTGGGCGGGACCATCGCCAACGCGATTTCCAATCCCCCCGGCTCGCGCCCCTGCGACGAAGGGGGAAGCTGCGGCGTCGACGGGCTGATCGCCATGGCGCAAAGCTCCAAGGGATCGGTGGACAATATCGAGGGGATTGTCGCGGGACGCTTCGATTCCGGCTTCTCGCAATCGGACGTCGCCTACTGGGCCTATACCGGCACCGGCCTGTTCGAGGGGTCGCCCCCCGTCGAAAGCCTTCGGGTCATCTCTGCGCTTTACCCCGAGCATATCCAGCTGATCGCCCGCAGCGCGGCCGGGATCCGCGATGTCGCGGGGCTGCGCGGCAAGCGCGTGTCGCTCGATGAGCGGGGCTCGGGAAGTTACGCGAACGCGTTGCAGATCCTGGGCTTCTTTGGCCTGAGCGAGGCGGATCTGGATGCGCGCTACCTGAAATCCGTGCCAGCCGCCGAAGCGATCATCGCCGGCGAGATTGATGCTTTCTTCATCACCGCGGGCTATCCCACGAATGCCATCATCGAACTGGCCGAGCGCGCGGAAATCACTCTGGTCCCCATCGCCGGGCCCGAAGCCGAGGCGGTGATGGCAGCCCATCCGTTCTACAGCAGCGACCGGATCCCGGCCGGCACCTATGCCGGCATCGCCGAGACCGAGACGCTGGCGGTGGGCGCGCAGTGGATCACGACCGCCGCCATGGACGAGGCGCTGGTCTACGACATCGTCAGCGCGTTGTGGAACGAGCGCAGCCGGACGCTGCTGGACGTGGGGCATGCCAAGGGCGTGTCGGTGACGCTTGAAACGGCGCTGGAGGGGGTCGCCGTGCCGCTGCATCCCGGAGCGGAGCGCTACTACCGCGAAGCCGGGCTGATCCGCTGA